One region of Macadamia integrifolia cultivar HAES 741 chromosome 11, SCU_Mint_v3, whole genome shotgun sequence genomic DNA includes:
- the LOC122093231 gene encoding cell division cycle 5-like protein encodes MRIMIKGGVWKNTEDEILKAAVMKYGKNQWARISSLLVRKSAKQCKARWYEWLDPSIKKTEWTREEDEKLLHLAKLMPTQWRTIAPIVGRTPSQCLERYEKLLDAACVKDENYEPSDDPRKLRPGEIDPNPESKPARPDPVDMDEDEKEMLSEARARLANTRGKKAKRKAREKQLEEARRLASLQKRRELKAAGIDNRHRKRKRKGIDYNAEIPFEKKPPPGFFDVADEERLVEQPKFPTTIEELEGKRRVDIEAQLRKQDTAKNKISQRQDGPSAILQVNKLNDPETVRKRSKLMLPAPQISDHELEEIAKMGYASDLIAGSEELSEGSGATRALLASYAQTPRQGMTTLRTPQRTPAGKGDAIMMEAENLARLRESQTPLLGGENPELHPSDFSGVTPKRREIQTPNPMATPSSTPGPMGLTPRIGMTPSRDGYSFGMTPKGTPIRDELHINEMDMHDNAKLELRRQAEVRRNLRSGLTNLPQPKNEYQIVIQPPPEENEEPEVKIEEDMSDRMAREKAEEEARQQALLRKRSKVLQRELPRPPAASLELVKKSLLRADEDKSSFVPPTSIEQADEMIRKELLNLLEHDNAKFPFEEKVEKEKKKGVKRSSSGKSAVSVPVIEDFGEDELKEADSFIQEDVQFLRVAMGHENESFNEFVEAHKTCLNDLMFFPTRNAYGLSSVAGNMEKLAAMQSEFENVKKKMDDEAKMAHRLEQKIKLLTHGYQMRAGKLWSQIEATYKQMDTAGMEVECFQALQKQEQLAAVNRINSFLEEVKKQEELEKTLQRRYENLIEEQDRMQRVLEEYKLQAQKQEEIAEKNHALELLEPVTNQTDMPSAASSEPVASMEVNETSMSVEHQRDGATIEQVDAALEQPIHPSRKDADGVHQSGEGMDLDVVHGDASAAKEEKETVVLINGNEAPSDTQLSSADGYHPSGVLSQSHTIPIEESVDNGDALSSSIGAERTKMMVDQCDQIADGTNNSFGVITEEVHDMPHCSTLESKSQVEDDHVVTEAGKPDGAIIKPDEGFQETTHDGYGNGDFKLAPTSEDCVVNSDGGTIGKTVDAVGGENEVVDGKDSVSGSDGGDLNDKPAGTVTTFNKIEQATTMLDE; translated from the exons ATGAGGATTATGATAAAGGGTGGTGTGTGGAAGAACACGGAAGATGAGATCCTCAAAGCGGCGGTTATGAAATATGGGAAGAATCAATGGGCTCGGATCTCTTCGCTTCTTGTTCGCAAGTCGGCGAAGCAGTGCAAGGCTAGGTGGTATGAGTGGCTCGATCCATCCATAAAAAAG ACTGAATGGaccagagaagaagatgaaaagctGCTTCATCTTGCTAAACTCATGCCCACACAGTGGAGAACAATTGCCCCTATTGTGGGCCGAACTCCATCTCAATGCCTTGAGCGTTATGAGAAACTGCTTGATGCTGCCTGTGTCAAGGATGAAAACTATGAACCCAGTGATGACCCACGGAAATTGCGACCTGGTGAGATTGATCCGAACCCAGAATCCAAACCTGCACGTCCAGACCCTGTTGATATGGATGAGGATGAAAAAGAAATGCTATCAGAAGCAAGGGCTCGGTTAGCAAACACCAGGGGAAAGAAGGCAAAGAGGAAAGCAAGGGAGAAACAGCTTGAAGAGGCCAGAAGGCTTGCTTCTTTACAGAAGCGGAGGGAATTAAAGGCCGCTGGCATTGATAATAGACAtaggaagaggaaaaggaaggggatagactacaatgcaGAGATCCCCTTCGAGAAGAAACCACCACCAGGGTTTTTTGATGTTGCAGATGAAGAGAGACTGGTGGAACAGCCTAAGTTTCCAACAACTATTGAAGAACTTGAGGGGAAAAGGAGGGTAGACATAGAAGCTCAATTAAGAAAGCAAGATACtgcaaaaaacaaaatttcacaGAGACAGGATGGTCCTTCTGCTATTTTGCAAGTCAACAAGCTGAATGATCCTGAGACAGTCAGGAAGAGATCGAAACTGATGCTTCCTGCACCACAGATTTCAGATCATGAATTGGAAGAAATTGCTAAGATGGGCTATGCAAGTGACCTTATTGCAGGGAGTGAGGAACTTTCAGAAGGAAGTGGTGCTACACGGGCTCTTCTAGCAAGTTATGCTCAGACGCCACGACAAGGGATGACTACGCTGCGGACCCCTCAGAGAACGCCTGCTGGGAAAGGTGATGCCATTATGATGGAAGCTGAAAACCTTGCAAGATTGAGGGAGTCACAAACACCATTATTGGGTGGGGAGAATCCCGAATTGCACCCGTCTGATTTTTCAGGTGTTACTCCTAAGAGAAGGGAGATTCAAACTCCAAACCCAATGGCTACCCCTTCATCCACACCTGGACCCATGGGTCTTACTCCAAGAATTGGCATGACTCCATCAAGGGATGGCTACTCTTTTGGTATGACTCCAAAAGGAACACCTATCAGAGATGAGCTTCATATAAATGAAATGGATATGCATGATAATGCTAAGCTTGAACTCCGGAGGCAAGCTGAGGTTAGAAGAAACTTGCGTTCTGGTTTAACCAATCTTCCACAGCCAAAAAATGAATACCAAATAGTCATCCAGCCGCCtccagaagaaaatgaagagccAGAAGTTAAGATTGAAGAAGATATGTCAGATAGGATGGCTAGAGAAAAGGCAGAGGAAGAAGCAAGGCAGCAGGCATTGCTTCGAAAAAGATCAAAAGTGCTTCAGAGGGAACTGCCTAGACCTCCTGCTGCTTCGCTGGAACTTGTTAAGAAATCATTGCTGAGAGCTGATGAAGACAAGAGTTCTTTTGTACCTCCTACTTCGATTGAGCAGGCTGATGAAATGATAAGAAAGGAACTCCTGAATTTATTGGAGCATGATAATGCTAAGTTTCCATTTgaagaaaaagtagaaaaagagaaaaagaaaggggtcAAGCGCTCTTCAAGTGGAAAGTCTGCTGTTTCAGTCCCAGTTATAGAAGACTTTGGAGAAGATGAACTGAAAGAG GCTGATTCATTTATACAGGAAGATGTTCAGTTTCTTCGTGTGGCGATGGGGCATGAGAACGAGTCCTTCAACGAATTTGTTGAAGCACATAAGACATGTCTCAATGATCTGATGTTTTTCCCTACACGCAACGCTTATGGTCTCTCCAGTGTTGCTGGAAACATGGAGAAACTTGCTGCAATGCAGAGTGAATTTGAAAATGtcaaaaagaaaatggatgATGAAGCTAAGATGGCACACCGCCTTGAGCAGAAGATAAAACTTCTTACTCATGGATATCAG ATGCGGGCTGGAAAACTTTGGTCCCAAATTGAGGCCACCTACAAGCAGATGGACACCGCTGGTATGGAAGTTGAATGCTTCCAAGCTTTACAAAAGCAAGAGCAGTTGGCGGCAGTCAACAGGATCAACAGTTTCTTGGAGGAAGTAAAGAAGCAGGAGGAGCTGGAGAAAACTCTACAAAGGCGCTATGAGAATCTGATTGAAGAACAAGATAGGATGCAAAGGGTCCTAGAAGAGTACAAACTACAAGCACAAAAACAGGAAGAAATAGCAGAAAAAAATCATGCTCTTGAGTTGTTGGAGCCTGTTACAAATCAAACTGACATGCCAAGTgcagcatctagtgaacctGTAGCTTCTATGGAAGTGAATGAGACCTCTATGTCAGTTGAACATCAACGTGATGGAGCTACTATTGAGCAAGTAGATGCTGCCCTAGAACAACCAATTCATCCAAGCCGAAAGGATGCTGATGGGGTTCACCAGTCAGGTGAGGGCATGGATCTAGATGTAGTCCATGGTGATGCTAGTGCtgcaaaagaagagaaggaaacagTTGTGCTGATTAATGGGAATGAAGCACCTAGTGATACTCAACTCTCCAGTGCTGATGGTTACCACCCAAGTGGTGTCTTGTCCCAAAGCCATACTATCCCTATTGAAGAATCTGTTGACAATGGTGATGCTCTTTCAAGTTCTATTGGTGCAGAGAGGACCAAGATGATGGTTGATCAATGTGACCAGATAGCTGATGGCACCAACAACAGTTTTGGAGTTATCACAGAGGAGGTACATGATATGCCTCATTGTAGTACTTTGGAGTCCAAGTCACAAGTGGAGGATGATCATGTTGTTACAGAAGCAGGGAAACCCGATGGTGCTATAATCAAACCAGATGAAGGTTTTCAGGAGACGACACATGATGGTTATGGTAATGGGGATTTCAAGCTGGCTCCTACCAGTGAAGATTGTGTGGTTAATTCAGATGGGGGCACAATAGGGAAAACCGTGGATGCAGTTGGTGGTGAAAATGAAGTTGTGGATGGTAAAGATTCGGTATCTGGTTCTGATGGTGGGGATCTCAACGACAAGCCTGCTGGAACTGTGACTACTTTCAACAAAATAGAACAAGCAACAACAATGTTGGATGAGTGA